In the genome of Magnolia sinica isolate HGM2019 chromosome 2, MsV1, whole genome shotgun sequence, one region contains:
- the LOC131231629 gene encoding PH, RCC1 and FYVE domains-containing protein 1-like isoform X1 has translation MADLLRSSTIDRDVEQAITALKKGAYLLKYGRRGKPKFCPFRLSNDESTLIWYSGKDEKQLKLSSVSRIIPGQRTAIFRRYPRPEKEYQSFSLIYNDRSLDLISKDKDEAEVWFVALKALISHGNYRKWRSESRSDRASSDANSPKTLTGRISPWTSQYDITDILQKDPGDAQQIQVPFENPPNNDLTKAVSDELLNTAAAKGSNQSDSVTNSRNSLSSGGGDNLNGRSSTADDLNGRSSTADDLNGRSSTADNLNGRSSTADNLNGRSSTADNRVSLSSAVSSSSQGSCHEDFDAIGDVFIWGEGLGGGVLGGGMHRVGSLSAAKMDTLLPKALESVVVLDVQNIACGSKHAVLVTKQGEVFSWGEESGGRLGHGVEADVTHPKLVNALSGMNVELVACGEYHTCAVTLSGDLYTWGDGTLDSGILGHGNEASHWIPKRVSGQMEGIHVLSVACGPRHTAVVTSAGQLFTFGEGTFGALGHGDRKSVSMPREVESLTGLRTVRAACGVWHTAAVVEFLDESSGTGMPSGKLFTWGDGDKGRLGHGDNEPRLVPACVAALVEPSFSQVACGNEITVALSTSGRVYAMGSTVNGQLGNPEADGKAPSCIEGKICQSIVEEIACGSYHVAVLTSKTEVYTWGKGANGRLGHGDNDDRNTPTLIEALKNKQVKSVVCGSNFTAAICLHKWVSSADHSICSGCHNQFGFRRKRHNCYNCGLVFCKACSRRKSTKASLAPNMNKPYRVCDDCYTKLKKLIEVRLISRPAKNSSGSTTQSSNEVGEKESPDPKSLRQLCRLLSLGSFKHTDMQNSKSNRKAESRISRFSPSLGGSAQWGNLYASRSSNKIFSSSVPSSRMVSRATSPVLMRPSPSRSTTLPPTPTGLTSAEVAVNDSEQTNDKFSDEVVKLRVQVEDLTRKSQLLEVELERTLKQLNKATLTSREETAKCKAAKDVIRSLTAQLKDMADRVPEGSHTFNVPSLDSSDNCLSSVKAPHELESNGHPSNPQLCNGTKNLTEEVEWVEQDDPGVYITLSPLPRGGQELRRVRFSRKKFSEKQAEKWWAENKERVYKKYNRTTEKSIGGPVSALDEKDGPAD, from the exons GCCATTACTGCCCTTAAGAAAGGGGCATATCTATTAAAGTATGGGCGAAGAGGGAAGCCTAAATTCTGCCCTTTTAGGCTTTCTAAT GATGAGTCTACGCTGATATGGTACTCTGGTAAAGATGAGAAGCAACTCAAACTTAGCAGTGTATCAAGAATTATTCCTGGACAACGTACA GCGATATTTCGGAGGTATCCACGGCCGGAGAAGGAATACCAATCATTTTCTCTTATATACAATGATAGATCTTTGGATCTG ATATCCAAGGATAAGGATGAAGCTGAAGTCTGGTTTGTTGCTCTGAAAGCATTGATTTCACATGGCAACTACCGGAAATGGAGATCAGAATCTAGAAGTGATAGAGCTTCCTCTGATGCAAATAGTCCAAAAACATTGACCGGAAGAATCTCCCCATGGACTTCACAGTATGATATTACTGATATCTTACAAAAG GATCCTGGTGATGCCCAACAAATTCAAGTTCCATTTGAGAATCCTCCAAACAATGATTTGACAAAGGCAGTTTCTGATGAGTTATTAAACACAGCAGCTGCGAAAGGCTCCAATCAGTCAGATTCAGTCACTAATTCTCGCAACTCACTTTCTTCTGGAGGTGGAGATAACTTAAATGGCCGGAGCTCTACAGCTGATGACTTAAATGGCCGGAGCTCTACGGCTGATGACTTAAATGGCCGGAGCTCTACGGCTGATAACTTAAATGGCCGGAGCTCTACGGCTGATAACTTAAATGGCCGGAGCTCTACAGCTGATAATCGAGTCAGTCTATCTAGTGCTGTAAGTTCATCAAGCCAGGGATCATGTCATGAAGATTTTGATGCCATAGGTGATGTTTTCATCTGGGGAGAAGGCCTAGGAGGTGGGGTTCTTGGTGGTGGTATGCATAGGGTTGGAAGTTTGTCTGCTGCCAAGATGGACACACTTCTGCCAAAGGCTCTAGAATCAGTGGTGGTGCTTGACGTGCAAAATATAGCTTGTGGAAGTAAGCATGCTGTTTTGGTCACCAAACAAGGGGAGGTCTTTAGTTGGGGAGAGGAGTCGGGCGGAAGGCTTGGTCATGGAGTAGAAGCTGATGTGACCCACCCTAAGCTTGTCAATGCACTCAGTGGGATGAATGTTGAACTAGTAGCATGTGGAGAGTATCATACATGTGCTGTTACACTGTCTGGGGATCTTTATACATGGGGTGATGGTACTCTTGATTCTGGTATTCTTGGGCATGGAAATGAGGCTAGTCACTGGATTCCTAAGAGAGTAAGTGGTCAAATGGAAGGTATTCATGTGTTGTCAGTTGCTTGTGGACCTCGGCATACAGCTGTTGTAACCTCTGCAGGTCAACTGTTTACATTTGGTGAGGGAACTTTTGGTGCTTTAGGCCATGGAGATCGTAAAAGTGTAAGCATGCCAAGAGAAGTGGAATCACTTACAGGACTGCGAACGGTGAGGGCAGCTTGTGGTGTTTGGCACACTGCCGCTGTTGTTGAATTTTTGGATGAGTCTTCTGGTACTGGTATGCCATCCGGAAAACTGTTTACCTGGGGTGATGGGGATAAAGGCCGACTTGGGCATGGTGACAATGAACCTAGACTTGTTCCAGCGTGTGTAGCTGCTTTGGTTGAGCCAAGCTTTTCTCAAGTGGCCTGTGGGAATGAGATTACTGTTGCTCTTTCAACCTCCGGGCGAGTCTATGCGATGGGGAGTACTGTGAATGGACAGCTGGGAAATCCTGAAGCTGATGGAAAGGCCCCTTCTTGTATAGAAGGCAAAATTTGCCAGAGCATTGTAGAAGAGATAGCATGTGGTTCCTATCATGTTGCAGTTTTGACTTCAAAAACTGAAGTTTATACTTGGGGCAAGGGGGCAAATGGACGCTTAGGCCATGGGGACAATGATGACAGAAACACTCCAACCCTTATTGAAGCTCTGAAGAACAAACAAGTTAAGAGTGTTGTTTGTGGTTCAAATTTCACTGCTGCTATCTGTCTTCATAAATGGGTGTCCAGTGCTGATCATTCCATATGTTCTGGCTGCCACAATCAGTTTGGTTTCAGAAGAAAACGTCATAATTGTTATAATTGTGGGCTAGTCTTCTGCAAAGCATGCAGCAGAAGAAAATCTACAAAAGCTTCTTTGGCTCCAAATATGAACAAGCCTTATCGTGTATGTGATGATTGTTATACAAAACTTAAGAAACTCATTGAGGTTAGATTGATTTCTCGACCTGCAAAGAACTCAAGTGGAAGTACGACTCAGAGTTCTAATGAAGTGGGAGAAAAAGAGTCTCCAGATCCTAAGTCACTTAGGCAACTATGCAGGCTCCTTTCACTTGGATCCTTTAAGCATACTGATATGCAAAATTCCAAGTCCAACAGGAAAGCAGAATCACGTATTAGTCGCTTTTCTCCATCCCTAGGTGGAAGTGCTCAATGGGGGAACTTGTATGCATCAAGATCTtcaaataaaatattttcttcttCTGTTCCCAGTTCAAGAATGGTTTCTCGAGCAACATCTCCTGTCTTGATGAGGCCCAGTCCATCTCGTTCAACAACATTACCTCCAACTCCAACTGGCCTTACGTCTGCTGAAGTTGCTGTCAATGATTCAGAGCAGACAAATGACAAGTTCAGCGATGAAGTTGTTAAATTGAGGGTGCAG GTAGAGGATCTTACCCGTAAGTCCCAACTTCTAGAAGTTGAGCTAGAAAGAACGTTGAAACAATTGAACAAGGCTACTTTAACTTCAAGGGAGGAAACTGCAAAATGCAAGGCTGCCAAGGATGTGATTAGGTCTCTTACTGCACAG TTGAAGGATATGGCTGATAGGGTTCCCGAAGGATCACACACCTTCAATGTTCCGAGCCTGGATTCGAGTGATAACTGTCTGAGCAGCGTAAAAGCTCCTCACGAACTCGAGTCCAATGGCCATCCGAGTAATCCGCAGCTGTGCAACGGAACCAAGAACCTGACAGAAGAGGTTGAATGGGTAGAACAAGATGATCCGGGCGTGTATATAACTCTTTCGCCCTTGCCCAGAGGTGGTCAAGAACTCAGGCGGGTTCGCTTCAG TCGAAAAAAGTTCAGCGAGAAACAAGCAGAGAAATGGTGGGCCGAAAACAAGGAGAGGGTGTATAAGAAGTACAACCGCACCACAGAAAAGTCCATAGGTGGTCCTGTATCAGCGTTGGATGAAAAAGATGGCCCGGCTGACTGA
- the LOC131231629 gene encoding PH, RCC1 and FYVE domains-containing protein 1-like isoform X5, protein MADLLRSSTIDRDVEQAITALKKGAYLLKYGRRGKPKFCPFRLSNAIFRRYPRPEKEYQSFSLIYNDRSLDLISKDKDEAEVWFVALKALISHGNYRKWRSESRSDRASSDANSPKTLTGRISPWTSQYDITDILQKDPGDAQQIQVPFENPPNNDLTKAVSDELLNTAAAKGSNQSDSVTNSRNSLSSGGGDNLNGRSSTADDLNGRSSTADDLNGRSSTADNLNGRSSTADNLNGRSSTADNRVSLSSAVSSSSQGSCHEDFDAIGDVFIWGEGLGGGVLGGGMHRVGSLSAAKMDTLLPKALESVVVLDVQNIACGSKHAVLVTKQGEVFSWGEESGGRLGHGVEADVTHPKLVNALSGMNVELVACGEYHTCAVTLSGDLYTWGDGTLDSGILGHGNEASHWIPKRVSGQMEGIHVLSVACGPRHTAVVTSAGQLFTFGEGTFGALGHGDRKSVSMPREVESLTGLRTVRAACGVWHTAAVVEFLDESSGTGMPSGKLFTWGDGDKGRLGHGDNEPRLVPACVAALVEPSFSQVACGNEITVALSTSGRVYAMGSTVNGQLGNPEADGKAPSCIEGKICQSIVEEIACGSYHVAVLTSKTEVYTWGKGANGRLGHGDNDDRNTPTLIEALKNKQVKSVVCGSNFTAAICLHKWVSSADHSICSGCHNQFGFRRKRHNCYNCGLVFCKACSRRKSTKASLAPNMNKPYRVCDDCYTKLKKLIEVRLISRPAKNSSGSTTQSSNEVGEKESPDPKSLRQLCRLLSLGSFKHTDMQNSKSNRKAESRISRFSPSLGGSAQWGNLYASRSSNKIFSSSVPSSRMVSRATSPVLMRPSPSRSTTLPPTPTGLTSAEVAVNDSEQTNDKFSDEVVKLRVQVEDLTRKSQLLEVELERTLKQLNKATLTSREETAKCKAAKDVIRSLTAQLKDMADRVPEGSHTFNVPSLDSSDNCLSSVKAPHELESNGHPSNPQLCNGTKNLTEEVEWVEQDDPGVYITLSPLPRGGQELRRVRFSRKKFSEKQAEKWWAENKERVYKKYNRTTEKSIGGPVSALDEKDGPAD, encoded by the exons GCCATTACTGCCCTTAAGAAAGGGGCATATCTATTAAAGTATGGGCGAAGAGGGAAGCCTAAATTCTGCCCTTTTAGGCTTTCTAAT GCGATATTTCGGAGGTATCCACGGCCGGAGAAGGAATACCAATCATTTTCTCTTATATACAATGATAGATCTTTGGATCTG ATATCCAAGGATAAGGATGAAGCTGAAGTCTGGTTTGTTGCTCTGAAAGCATTGATTTCACATGGCAACTACCGGAAATGGAGATCAGAATCTAGAAGTGATAGAGCTTCCTCTGATGCAAATAGTCCAAAAACATTGACCGGAAGAATCTCCCCATGGACTTCACAGTATGATATTACTGATATCTTACAAAAG GATCCTGGTGATGCCCAACAAATTCAAGTTCCATTTGAGAATCCTCCAAACAATGATTTGACAAAGGCAGTTTCTGATGAGTTATTAAACACAGCAGCTGCGAAAGGCTCCAATCAGTCAGATTCAGTCACTAATTCTCGCAACTCACTTTCTTCTGGAGGTGGAGATAACTTAAATGGCCGGAGCTCTACAGCTGATGACTTAAATGGCCGGAGCTCTACGGCTGATGACTTAAATGGCCGGAGCTCTACGGCTGATAACTTAAATGGCCGGAGCTCTACGGCTGATAACTTAAATGGCCGGAGCTCTACAGCTGATAATCGAGTCAGTCTATCTAGTGCTGTAAGTTCATCAAGCCAGGGATCATGTCATGAAGATTTTGATGCCATAGGTGATGTTTTCATCTGGGGAGAAGGCCTAGGAGGTGGGGTTCTTGGTGGTGGTATGCATAGGGTTGGAAGTTTGTCTGCTGCCAAGATGGACACACTTCTGCCAAAGGCTCTAGAATCAGTGGTGGTGCTTGACGTGCAAAATATAGCTTGTGGAAGTAAGCATGCTGTTTTGGTCACCAAACAAGGGGAGGTCTTTAGTTGGGGAGAGGAGTCGGGCGGAAGGCTTGGTCATGGAGTAGAAGCTGATGTGACCCACCCTAAGCTTGTCAATGCACTCAGTGGGATGAATGTTGAACTAGTAGCATGTGGAGAGTATCATACATGTGCTGTTACACTGTCTGGGGATCTTTATACATGGGGTGATGGTACTCTTGATTCTGGTATTCTTGGGCATGGAAATGAGGCTAGTCACTGGATTCCTAAGAGAGTAAGTGGTCAAATGGAAGGTATTCATGTGTTGTCAGTTGCTTGTGGACCTCGGCATACAGCTGTTGTAACCTCTGCAGGTCAACTGTTTACATTTGGTGAGGGAACTTTTGGTGCTTTAGGCCATGGAGATCGTAAAAGTGTAAGCATGCCAAGAGAAGTGGAATCACTTACAGGACTGCGAACGGTGAGGGCAGCTTGTGGTGTTTGGCACACTGCCGCTGTTGTTGAATTTTTGGATGAGTCTTCTGGTACTGGTATGCCATCCGGAAAACTGTTTACCTGGGGTGATGGGGATAAAGGCCGACTTGGGCATGGTGACAATGAACCTAGACTTGTTCCAGCGTGTGTAGCTGCTTTGGTTGAGCCAAGCTTTTCTCAAGTGGCCTGTGGGAATGAGATTACTGTTGCTCTTTCAACCTCCGGGCGAGTCTATGCGATGGGGAGTACTGTGAATGGACAGCTGGGAAATCCTGAAGCTGATGGAAAGGCCCCTTCTTGTATAGAAGGCAAAATTTGCCAGAGCATTGTAGAAGAGATAGCATGTGGTTCCTATCATGTTGCAGTTTTGACTTCAAAAACTGAAGTTTATACTTGGGGCAAGGGGGCAAATGGACGCTTAGGCCATGGGGACAATGATGACAGAAACACTCCAACCCTTATTGAAGCTCTGAAGAACAAACAAGTTAAGAGTGTTGTTTGTGGTTCAAATTTCACTGCTGCTATCTGTCTTCATAAATGGGTGTCCAGTGCTGATCATTCCATATGTTCTGGCTGCCACAATCAGTTTGGTTTCAGAAGAAAACGTCATAATTGTTATAATTGTGGGCTAGTCTTCTGCAAAGCATGCAGCAGAAGAAAATCTACAAAAGCTTCTTTGGCTCCAAATATGAACAAGCCTTATCGTGTATGTGATGATTGTTATACAAAACTTAAGAAACTCATTGAGGTTAGATTGATTTCTCGACCTGCAAAGAACTCAAGTGGAAGTACGACTCAGAGTTCTAATGAAGTGGGAGAAAAAGAGTCTCCAGATCCTAAGTCACTTAGGCAACTATGCAGGCTCCTTTCACTTGGATCCTTTAAGCATACTGATATGCAAAATTCCAAGTCCAACAGGAAAGCAGAATCACGTATTAGTCGCTTTTCTCCATCCCTAGGTGGAAGTGCTCAATGGGGGAACTTGTATGCATCAAGATCTtcaaataaaatattttcttcttCTGTTCCCAGTTCAAGAATGGTTTCTCGAGCAACATCTCCTGTCTTGATGAGGCCCAGTCCATCTCGTTCAACAACATTACCTCCAACTCCAACTGGCCTTACGTCTGCTGAAGTTGCTGTCAATGATTCAGAGCAGACAAATGACAAGTTCAGCGATGAAGTTGTTAAATTGAGGGTGCAG GTAGAGGATCTTACCCGTAAGTCCCAACTTCTAGAAGTTGAGCTAGAAAGAACGTTGAAACAATTGAACAAGGCTACTTTAACTTCAAGGGAGGAAACTGCAAAATGCAAGGCTGCCAAGGATGTGATTAGGTCTCTTACTGCACAG TTGAAGGATATGGCTGATAGGGTTCCCGAAGGATCACACACCTTCAATGTTCCGAGCCTGGATTCGAGTGATAACTGTCTGAGCAGCGTAAAAGCTCCTCACGAACTCGAGTCCAATGGCCATCCGAGTAATCCGCAGCTGTGCAACGGAACCAAGAACCTGACAGAAGAGGTTGAATGGGTAGAACAAGATGATCCGGGCGTGTATATAACTCTTTCGCCCTTGCCCAGAGGTGGTCAAGAACTCAGGCGGGTTCGCTTCAG TCGAAAAAAGTTCAGCGAGAAACAAGCAGAGAAATGGTGGGCCGAAAACAAGGAGAGGGTGTATAAGAAGTACAACCGCACCACAGAAAAGTCCATAGGTGGTCCTGTATCAGCGTTGGATGAAAAAGATGGCCCGGCTGACTGA
- the LOC131231629 gene encoding PH, RCC1 and FYVE domains-containing protein 1-like isoform X3 gives MGEEGSLNSALLGFLIGALRYTMHKARSTDIEPWLEDIKKDRVEVLDIRAIFRRYPRPEKEYQSFSLIYNDRSLDLISKDKDEAEVWFVALKALISHGNYRKWRSESRSDRASSDANSPKTLTGRISPWTSQYDITDILQKDPGDAQQIQVPFENPPNNDLTKAVSDELLNTAAAKGSNQSDSVTNSRNSLSSGGGDNLNGRSSTADDLNGRSSTADDLNGRSSTADNLNGRSSTADNLNGRSSTADNRVSLSSAVSSSSQGSCHEDFDAIGDVFIWGEGLGGGVLGGGMHRVGSLSAAKMDTLLPKALESVVVLDVQNIACGSKHAVLVTKQGEVFSWGEESGGRLGHGVEADVTHPKLVNALSGMNVELVACGEYHTCAVTLSGDLYTWGDGTLDSGILGHGNEASHWIPKRVSGQMEGIHVLSVACGPRHTAVVTSAGQLFTFGEGTFGALGHGDRKSVSMPREVESLTGLRTVRAACGVWHTAAVVEFLDESSGTGMPSGKLFTWGDGDKGRLGHGDNEPRLVPACVAALVEPSFSQVACGNEITVALSTSGRVYAMGSTVNGQLGNPEADGKAPSCIEGKICQSIVEEIACGSYHVAVLTSKTEVYTWGKGANGRLGHGDNDDRNTPTLIEALKNKQVKSVVCGSNFTAAICLHKWVSSADHSICSGCHNQFGFRRKRHNCYNCGLVFCKACSRRKSTKASLAPNMNKPYRVCDDCYTKLKKLIEVRLISRPAKNSSGSTTQSSNEVGEKESPDPKSLRQLCRLLSLGSFKHTDMQNSKSNRKAESRISRFSPSLGGSAQWGNLYASRSSNKIFSSSVPSSRMVSRATSPVLMRPSPSRSTTLPPTPTGLTSAEVAVNDSEQTNDKFSDEVVKLRVQVEDLTRKSQLLEVELERTLKQLNKATLTSREETAKCKAAKDVIRSLTAQLKDMADRVPEGSHTFNVPSLDSSDNCLSSVKAPHELESNGHPSNPQLCNGTKNLTEEVEWVEQDDPGVYITLSPLPRGGQELRRVRFSRKKFSEKQAEKWWAENKERVYKKYNRTTEKSIGGPVSALDEKDGPAD, from the exons ATGGGCGAAGAGGGAAGCCTAAATTCTGCCCTTTTAGGCTTTCTAAT CGGTGCATTGCGTTATACCATGCATAAAGCCCGTTCAACTGATATTGAACCTTGGCTGGAGGACATAAAAAAGGACAGGGTTGAGGTTCTGGACATTAGG GCGATATTTCGGAGGTATCCACGGCCGGAGAAGGAATACCAATCATTTTCTCTTATATACAATGATAGATCTTTGGATCTG ATATCCAAGGATAAGGATGAAGCTGAAGTCTGGTTTGTTGCTCTGAAAGCATTGATTTCACATGGCAACTACCGGAAATGGAGATCAGAATCTAGAAGTGATAGAGCTTCCTCTGATGCAAATAGTCCAAAAACATTGACCGGAAGAATCTCCCCATGGACTTCACAGTATGATATTACTGATATCTTACAAAAG GATCCTGGTGATGCCCAACAAATTCAAGTTCCATTTGAGAATCCTCCAAACAATGATTTGACAAAGGCAGTTTCTGATGAGTTATTAAACACAGCAGCTGCGAAAGGCTCCAATCAGTCAGATTCAGTCACTAATTCTCGCAACTCACTTTCTTCTGGAGGTGGAGATAACTTAAATGGCCGGAGCTCTACAGCTGATGACTTAAATGGCCGGAGCTCTACGGCTGATGACTTAAATGGCCGGAGCTCTACGGCTGATAACTTAAATGGCCGGAGCTCTACGGCTGATAACTTAAATGGCCGGAGCTCTACAGCTGATAATCGAGTCAGTCTATCTAGTGCTGTAAGTTCATCAAGCCAGGGATCATGTCATGAAGATTTTGATGCCATAGGTGATGTTTTCATCTGGGGAGAAGGCCTAGGAGGTGGGGTTCTTGGTGGTGGTATGCATAGGGTTGGAAGTTTGTCTGCTGCCAAGATGGACACACTTCTGCCAAAGGCTCTAGAATCAGTGGTGGTGCTTGACGTGCAAAATATAGCTTGTGGAAGTAAGCATGCTGTTTTGGTCACCAAACAAGGGGAGGTCTTTAGTTGGGGAGAGGAGTCGGGCGGAAGGCTTGGTCATGGAGTAGAAGCTGATGTGACCCACCCTAAGCTTGTCAATGCACTCAGTGGGATGAATGTTGAACTAGTAGCATGTGGAGAGTATCATACATGTGCTGTTACACTGTCTGGGGATCTTTATACATGGGGTGATGGTACTCTTGATTCTGGTATTCTTGGGCATGGAAATGAGGCTAGTCACTGGATTCCTAAGAGAGTAAGTGGTCAAATGGAAGGTATTCATGTGTTGTCAGTTGCTTGTGGACCTCGGCATACAGCTGTTGTAACCTCTGCAGGTCAACTGTTTACATTTGGTGAGGGAACTTTTGGTGCTTTAGGCCATGGAGATCGTAAAAGTGTAAGCATGCCAAGAGAAGTGGAATCACTTACAGGACTGCGAACGGTGAGGGCAGCTTGTGGTGTTTGGCACACTGCCGCTGTTGTTGAATTTTTGGATGAGTCTTCTGGTACTGGTATGCCATCCGGAAAACTGTTTACCTGGGGTGATGGGGATAAAGGCCGACTTGGGCATGGTGACAATGAACCTAGACTTGTTCCAGCGTGTGTAGCTGCTTTGGTTGAGCCAAGCTTTTCTCAAGTGGCCTGTGGGAATGAGATTACTGTTGCTCTTTCAACCTCCGGGCGAGTCTATGCGATGGGGAGTACTGTGAATGGACAGCTGGGAAATCCTGAAGCTGATGGAAAGGCCCCTTCTTGTATAGAAGGCAAAATTTGCCAGAGCATTGTAGAAGAGATAGCATGTGGTTCCTATCATGTTGCAGTTTTGACTTCAAAAACTGAAGTTTATACTTGGGGCAAGGGGGCAAATGGACGCTTAGGCCATGGGGACAATGATGACAGAAACACTCCAACCCTTATTGAAGCTCTGAAGAACAAACAAGTTAAGAGTGTTGTTTGTGGTTCAAATTTCACTGCTGCTATCTGTCTTCATAAATGGGTGTCCAGTGCTGATCATTCCATATGTTCTGGCTGCCACAATCAGTTTGGTTTCAGAAGAAAACGTCATAATTGTTATAATTGTGGGCTAGTCTTCTGCAAAGCATGCAGCAGAAGAAAATCTACAAAAGCTTCTTTGGCTCCAAATATGAACAAGCCTTATCGTGTATGTGATGATTGTTATACAAAACTTAAGAAACTCATTGAGGTTAGATTGATTTCTCGACCTGCAAAGAACTCAAGTGGAAGTACGACTCAGAGTTCTAATGAAGTGGGAGAAAAAGAGTCTCCAGATCCTAAGTCACTTAGGCAACTATGCAGGCTCCTTTCACTTGGATCCTTTAAGCATACTGATATGCAAAATTCCAAGTCCAACAGGAAAGCAGAATCACGTATTAGTCGCTTTTCTCCATCCCTAGGTGGAAGTGCTCAATGGGGGAACTTGTATGCATCAAGATCTtcaaataaaatattttcttcttCTGTTCCCAGTTCAAGAATGGTTTCTCGAGCAACATCTCCTGTCTTGATGAGGCCCAGTCCATCTCGTTCAACAACATTACCTCCAACTCCAACTGGCCTTACGTCTGCTGAAGTTGCTGTCAATGATTCAGAGCAGACAAATGACAAGTTCAGCGATGAAGTTGTTAAATTGAGGGTGCAG GTAGAGGATCTTACCCGTAAGTCCCAACTTCTAGAAGTTGAGCTAGAAAGAACGTTGAAACAATTGAACAAGGCTACTTTAACTTCAAGGGAGGAAACTGCAAAATGCAAGGCTGCCAAGGATGTGATTAGGTCTCTTACTGCACAG TTGAAGGATATGGCTGATAGGGTTCCCGAAGGATCACACACCTTCAATGTTCCGAGCCTGGATTCGAGTGATAACTGTCTGAGCAGCGTAAAAGCTCCTCACGAACTCGAGTCCAATGGCCATCCGAGTAATCCGCAGCTGTGCAACGGAACCAAGAACCTGACAGAAGAGGTTGAATGGGTAGAACAAGATGATCCGGGCGTGTATATAACTCTTTCGCCCTTGCCCAGAGGTGGTCAAGAACTCAGGCGGGTTCGCTTCAG TCGAAAAAAGTTCAGCGAGAAACAAGCAGAGAAATGGTGGGCCGAAAACAAGGAGAGGGTGTATAAGAAGTACAACCGCACCACAGAAAAGTCCATAGGTGGTCCTGTATCAGCGTTGGATGAAAAAGATGGCCCGGCTGACTGA